From Streptomyces sp. 6-11-2, one genomic window encodes:
- a CDS encoding SWF or SNF family helicase, translating to MTDHRADQERTFAALPPARGRGFALTWWGQAWLKALEDTALDGEQVKTGRRLARAGAVGAVSVRPGRVTALVHDRDRTAHRADVLLEELSDGEWDRFLAVVAERSGYLAALLDRDLPPSLAEDAAAAGIELLPGIGDLEPECDCGAWDHCGHTAALCHVVARLLDQDPFVLLLMRGRAERVLSAELQGRDTADDGGPSAPDGVDAAKAYAAGYALPALPPLPELPEEPGLPPGLDTETPPAPGVDPSALEILAARTAVAARQWLGETLNAVTAAHSPVPQPTVVQDAVRLAAGATDSAVLDRLAEGSGRNREELTRAVLAFRLGGAAGLSVLEEEWAPDGDDHARACAAVESAWEEDERPSLRAENNRWTVDGEERQLRLGRDGRWWPYRRRQGHWEPAGSPAQDPATALAVMARAEGGEE from the coding sequence ATGACGGATCACCGTGCCGACCAGGAGCGCACGTTCGCCGCCCTGCCGCCCGCGCGGGGGCGGGGTTTCGCCCTCACGTGGTGGGGCCAGGCCTGGCTGAAGGCGCTCGAGGACACGGCCCTGGACGGCGAGCAGGTGAAGACCGGCCGCAGGCTCGCCCGCGCGGGCGCGGTCGGCGCGGTCTCGGTGCGCCCGGGCCGCGTCACGGCCCTGGTGCACGACCGCGATCGTACGGCGCACCGCGCGGACGTCCTGCTGGAGGAACTGTCCGACGGCGAGTGGGACCGGTTCCTGGCTGTCGTCGCCGAACGGTCCGGGTACCTGGCGGCGCTGCTCGACCGCGACCTGCCGCCGTCTCTCGCCGAGGACGCCGCGGCCGCGGGGATCGAACTGCTGCCCGGGATCGGGGATCTGGAACCCGAGTGCGACTGCGGCGCCTGGGACCATTGCGGGCACACCGCGGCGCTGTGCCACGTCGTGGCGCGGCTGCTGGACCAGGATCCGTTCGTGCTGCTGCTGATGCGCGGCCGCGCTGAGCGAGTCCTGTCCGCCGAGCTCCAAGGCCGTGACACCGCGGACGACGGCGGGCCGTCGGCGCCGGACGGAGTGGACGCCGCGAAGGCGTACGCGGCGGGGTATGCGCTGCCTGCCCTGCCGCCCCTGCCGGAGCTGCCCGAGGAACCGGGCCTGCCGCCCGGCCTGGACACCGAAACCCCGCCGGCGCCGGGGGTCGATCCCTCCGCGCTGGAGATCCTGGCCGCGCGGACGGCGGTGGCGGCGCGCCAGTGGCTCGGCGAGACGCTGAACGCCGTGACGGCGGCGCACTCGCCGGTCCCGCAGCCGACCGTCGTCCAGGACGCCGTACGCCTGGCCGCGGGCGCCACCGACAGCGCAGTGCTGGACCGGCTGGCCGAGGGCTCGGGCCGCAACAGGGAGGAGCTGACACGGGCCGTGCTCGCCTTTCGGCTGGGAGGCGCCGCGGGCCTGTCCGTGCTGGAGGAGGAGTGGGCGCCGGACGGCGACGACCACGCACGCGCGTGCGCCGCTGTGGAGTCGGCGTGGGAGGAGGACGAGAGGCCGTCGCTGCGGGCCGAGAACAACCGCTGGACCGTCGATGGGGAGGAGCGCCAGCTCCGCCTGGGACGGGACGGCCGCTGGTGGCCCTACCGGAGGCGGCAGGGCCACTGGGAGCCCGCCGGGTCACCCGCCCAGGACCCGGCGACGGCGCTGGCCGTGATGGCCCGTGCCGAGGGCGGGGAGGAGTAG
- a CDS encoding DEAD/DEAH box helicase, giving the protein MQRTPAASPSEISELARCCAVFVPSDPARAGRVAFWHPDGRTPPAVVPAPVEELTVVLPRSGGVEAVTRPAVLLPVRAALPVLTHARAAGHGHRATVFWGAASVLGLHFVARGLLLPGLSAGDHDAWRAAPLRGRDAEHVRALAASMPPEAHAFPLDGTERLRLPDPEHLLRAFLDAVADTLPRSPAAPLLTGGPAYAAGEPRRVPELRAWTADVAAGHDAGARISLRVEVLGLESAERHEAEPRFRAVLQVHDAGDPAQVADASDVWAGSGRTDGTFGPGVRTDVLLALRRAARSWPALTPLLSASVPDAVELVAEEVAELLGEGARTLAAAGVDVHWPTQPARGLVSGLTVGPVDEDGGSGSTGGTLPDPRTALSANALLAFDWWFALGGQRLTREELDRLAEANRPLVRLRDQWILVDPAELRRARDRQDRKISPVEALGAALTGSAEVDGRQVEVRPTGWLATLRDRLADPEAGEPVGQPAALAARLRDYQMRGLDWLVRMTSLGLGCCLADDMGLGKTITLIALHLHRQNDPASAGPTLVVCPASLMGNWQREIEKFAPGTPVRRFHGSRRGLEELGDGEFVLTTYGTMRLDAPRLAEVAWGMVVADEAQHVKNPYSSTARRLRSIGARARVALTGTPVENNLSELWAILDWATPGLLGRLGTFRTRYAAAIESGRDPAAAERLARLVGPFLLRRRKSDPGIVPELPPKTETDRAVSLTVEQTGLYEALVRETLAAISGADDMARRGLIVKLLTGLKQICNHPAQFLKEDRPRIAGRSGKLELLDELLGTILSEGASVLVFTQYVRMARLIERHLAARGVRSQFLHGGTPVAAREAMVRRFQAGEVPVFLLSLKAAGTGLNLTRAEHVVHYDRWWNPAVEAQATDRAYRIGQSRPVQVHRLIAEGTIEDRIAELLHRKRNLADAVLGTGEKALTELTDAELADLVELRGGSR; this is encoded by the coding sequence GTGCAGAGAACTCCCGCGGCGTCACCGTCCGAGATCTCCGAACTGGCCCGCTGCTGTGCGGTGTTCGTGCCCTCGGACCCCGCCCGCGCGGGCCGGGTCGCCTTCTGGCACCCCGACGGCCGTACTCCGCCGGCCGTGGTCCCGGCGCCCGTCGAAGAGCTGACGGTCGTCCTTCCCCGCAGCGGTGGTGTGGAGGCGGTGACCAGGCCGGCCGTCCTGCTTCCCGTGCGTGCGGCCCTGCCGGTCCTCACGCACGCGCGTGCCGCCGGGCACGGGCACCGGGCCACCGTGTTCTGGGGCGCTGCGTCCGTCCTGGGCCTGCACTTCGTGGCACGGGGTCTGCTGCTGCCCGGCCTGTCCGCCGGCGACCACGACGCCTGGCGCGCGGCACCGCTGCGCGGCCGGGACGCCGAGCACGTCCGGGCGCTGGCCGCCTCGATGCCGCCCGAGGCGCACGCCTTTCCGCTCGACGGCACCGAGCGGCTGCGGCTGCCCGACCCCGAGCATCTGCTGCGCGCCTTCCTCGACGCGGTGGCCGACACACTGCCCCGCTCCCCTGCCGCACCCCTTCTGACGGGTGGCCCTGCCTACGCCGCCGGGGAACCGCGGCGCGTGCCGGAACTGCGGGCCTGGACCGCCGATGTCGCCGCGGGCCACGACGCGGGCGCGAGGATCTCGCTGCGCGTCGAGGTGCTGGGGCTCGAGTCCGCCGAGCGGCACGAAGCCGAGCCGCGGTTCCGCGCTGTGCTTCAGGTGCACGACGCCGGCGATCCCGCGCAGGTCGCCGACGCCTCCGATGTGTGGGCCGGATCGGGCCGCACGGACGGGACGTTCGGCCCCGGGGTGCGCACGGACGTCCTACTCGCCCTGCGCCGCGCGGCCCGCTCGTGGCCGGCGCTGACGCCGCTGTTGTCGGCATCCGTGCCGGACGCCGTCGAACTCGTCGCCGAGGAGGTCGCCGAACTCCTCGGGGAGGGCGCCCGGACCCTGGCCGCCGCAGGGGTGGACGTGCACTGGCCCACGCAGCCGGCCCGCGGACTGGTCTCCGGTCTCACGGTCGGACCCGTGGACGAGGACGGCGGCTCCGGCAGCACCGGCGGCACACTGCCGGATCCCCGAACGGCCCTGTCCGCGAACGCCCTGCTCGCCTTCGACTGGTGGTTCGCACTGGGCGGCCAACGGCTCACACGCGAGGAGCTGGACCGCCTGGCGGAGGCCAACCGGCCCCTCGTGCGGCTGCGCGACCAGTGGATCCTCGTCGACCCCGCCGAACTGCGCCGCGCCCGGGACCGACAGGACCGGAAGATCAGCCCCGTGGAAGCGCTGGGCGCCGCCCTGACCGGCTCGGCGGAGGTGGACGGCCGCCAGGTCGAGGTCCGCCCCACGGGCTGGCTGGCGACCCTGCGGGACCGGCTGGCGGACCCGGAGGCCGGGGAACCGGTCGGGCAGCCCGCCGCGCTCGCCGCCCGCCTGCGCGACTACCAGATGCGGGGGCTCGACTGGCTGGTCCGGATGACGTCCCTGGGACTGGGCTGCTGCCTGGCCGACGACATGGGGCTCGGCAAGACGATCACGCTGATCGCGCTGCATCTGCACCGCCAGAACGACCCGGCGTCCGCCGGACCGACCCTCGTGGTGTGCCCGGCGTCTCTGATGGGCAACTGGCAGCGGGAGATCGAGAAGTTCGCGCCCGGCACGCCCGTACGGCGCTTCCACGGTTCCCGGCGCGGTCTGGAGGAGCTGGGCGACGGCGAGTTCGTCCTCACCACGTACGGCACCATGCGCCTGGACGCGCCACGCCTGGCCGAGGTGGCGTGGGGCATGGTCGTGGCGGACGAGGCCCAGCACGTGAAGAACCCCTACTCGTCGACGGCCCGGCGGCTGCGCTCCATCGGCGCACGCGCGCGCGTGGCTCTCACCGGCACCCCCGTGGAGAACAACCTGTCCGAACTGTGGGCGATCCTCGACTGGGCAACGCCCGGACTGCTGGGCCGGCTCGGCACCTTCCGCACCCGCTACGCGGCGGCCATCGAGAGCGGCCGGGACCCGGCCGCCGCCGAGCGGCTCGCCCGGCTCGTCGGCCCGTTCCTGCTGCGGCGCCGCAAGTCCGACCCGGGGATCGTGCCCGAACTGCCGCCGAAGACCGAGACCGACCGCGCGGTGTCGCTCACCGTGGAACAGACGGGCCTGTACGAGGCGCTGGTGCGCGAGACACTCGCGGCGATCTCCGGCGCCGACGACATGGCGCGCCGCGGGCTGATCGTGAAGCTGCTCACCGGTCTGAAGCAGATCTGCAACCATCCGGCGCAGTTCCTCAAGGAGGACCGGCCGAGGATCGCCGGCCGGTCCGGGAAACTGGAGCTGCTGGACGAACTGCTCGGCACCATCCTCTCCGAGGGGGCGAGCGTCCTGGTGTTCACCCAGTACGTGCGGATGGCGCGCCTGATCGAGCGGCACCTGGCCGCACGCGGTGTGCGGTCGCAGTTCCTGCACGGCGGCACACCCGTCGCCGCGCGGGAGGCCATGGTCCGGCGCTTCCAGGCCGGCGAAGTACCCGTGTTCCTGCTCTCGTTGAAGGCGGCGGGCACCGGACTCAACCTCACGCGCGCGGAGCACGTCGTGCACTACGACCGCTGGTGGAACCCCGCCGTCGAGGCGCAGGCCACCGACCGGGCGTACCGCATCGGGCAGAGCCGGCCCGTGCAGGTGCACCGGCTCATCGCCGAGGGAACGATCGAGGACCGTATCGCCGAACTGCTGCACCGCAAGCGGAACCTGGCCGACGCGGTGCTGGGGACGGGCGAGAAGGCGCTCACAGAGCTGACGGACGCGGAGCTCGCCGACCTGGTGGAGCTGCGAGGAGGATCGCGATGA
- a CDS encoding tannase/feruloyl esterase family alpha/beta hydrolase: MRLSRGFPLAAAALMAAAVISPTPASAAAGAGTGGHCAHQERVRVPGAAFQQTACLPDLTTTGLAGTPYTDPNDQAGLTARATRTPSGVPGTQIDGYFPDSSHFNTTHGWDHDAQFVIRLPDRWNGGLVVTGAPGTRKQYATDKAISDQVLAQGFAYATTDKGNSGADFYRDGSRPGDAVAEWNTRTTQLTRAAGRAVAQRYGHAPRRTYMTGISNGGYLTRWQLEHHPELYDGGVDWEGALWTADGPNLLTSLPTAVARTLGSASDADLYAVGFARGSEFLWPYHGQAYWGVTQKTYRAAFDPAYDPACPGPSAGTTPEQILAPCASDAVYDYAARPASVHRAVARVALTGRIGKPLITLHGDLDALLPRAADSDVYARMVDASGRGGLHRYYIIQGGTHVDGLYDTHPDRLRPILPCYRSAFDALVAWVERGVRPPADRTVGRPASGDVVDSCTLNGNVRGR; the protein is encoded by the coding sequence ATGCGTCTGTCCCGAGGATTTCCGCTCGCCGCCGCCGCTCTGATGGCGGCGGCCGTCATATCGCCCACTCCCGCCTCCGCTGCCGCCGGTGCCGGCACCGGCGGCCATTGTGCGCACCAGGAGCGCGTACGGGTGCCGGGCGCCGCCTTCCAGCAGACCGCGTGTCTGCCCGATCTGACCACCACCGGACTGGCCGGTACCCCGTACACCGATCCGAACGACCAGGCGGGGCTCACGGCGCGAGCGACGCGCACACCGTCCGGGGTGCCCGGGACGCAGATCGACGGCTACTTCCCGGACTCCTCCCACTTCAACACCACGCACGGCTGGGACCACGACGCCCAGTTCGTGATCAGGCTGCCGGACCGCTGGAACGGCGGCCTCGTGGTCACCGGGGCGCCCGGTACACGCAAGCAGTACGCGACGGACAAGGCGATCTCGGACCAGGTACTGGCGCAGGGCTTCGCCTACGCCACGACCGACAAGGGGAACAGCGGAGCCGACTTCTACCGCGACGGCAGCCGTCCCGGCGACGCGGTCGCCGAGTGGAACACACGCACCACCCAGCTCACGCGGGCGGCCGGGCGCGCGGTCGCCCAGCGCTACGGCCACGCGCCACGCCGTACGTATATGACCGGCATCTCCAACGGCGGCTACCTCACGCGCTGGCAGCTCGAGCACCATCCGGAGCTGTACGACGGCGGCGTGGACTGGGAAGGGGCGCTGTGGACGGCCGACGGCCCGAACCTGCTCACCTCACTGCCGACGGCCGTCGCCCGGACCCTGGGCTCGGCAAGCGACGCGGACCTGTACGCGGTGGGCTTCGCGCGGGGCTCGGAGTTCCTGTGGCCGTACCACGGGCAGGCGTACTGGGGCGTGACGCAGAAGACCTACCGAGCCGCCTTCGACCCGGCCTACGACCCCGCCTGTCCCGGGCCGTCCGCCGGGACCACGCCGGAGCAGATCCTGGCGCCCTGCGCCTCGGACGCGGTGTACGACTACGCGGCCCGACCCGCCTCCGTGCACCGCGCCGTGGCCCGCGTGGCTCTGACCGGACGGATCGGCAAACCCCTCATCACCCTGCACGGCGATCTGGACGCGCTGCTGCCCCGTGCTGCGGACTCGGATGTGTACGCCCGCATGGTCGACGCGAGCGGACGGGGCGGACTGCACCGGTACTACATCATCCAGGGCGGCACGCACGTCGACGGACTGTACGACACCCATCCCGACCGGCTGCGGCCGATCCTGCCCTGCTACCGGTCGGCGTTCGACGCGCTGGTGGCGTGGGTGGAGCGCGGTGTCCGGCCGCCCGCGGACCGGACCGTCGGCAGGCCCGCGAGCGGCGATGTGGTCGACTCCTGCACCCTGAACGGGAACGTGCGAGGGCGGTAG
- a CDS encoding class I SAM-dependent methyltransferase, with protein MSDDHTHVQEFFTARAADWDSRFPDDGPAYAAAVAELGLREGDRVLDAGCGTGRALPPLRAAVGTSGIVVGADLTWAMLEAAVRAGRDREGLLLLADVGVLPLTSGSFDAVFAAGLIAHLPHPAENLRELRRVVRPGGTLALFHPIGRAALAARQGRQITPDDLRAEPNLRPLLSRSGWHMTSYIDDDARFLALAVRED; from the coding sequence ATGAGCGACGACCACACACACGTCCAGGAGTTCTTCACCGCCCGCGCCGCCGACTGGGACAGCCGGTTCCCGGACGACGGCCCCGCCTACGCGGCCGCGGTCGCCGAACTCGGGCTGCGCGAGGGCGACCGCGTCCTCGACGCGGGCTGCGGCACCGGGCGCGCCCTGCCCCCGCTGCGCGCCGCCGTGGGCACGTCGGGCATCGTCGTGGGCGCCGACCTGACGTGGGCCATGCTGGAAGCCGCCGTACGGGCCGGGCGGGACCGGGAGGGACTGCTGTTGCTCGCCGATGTCGGCGTGCTGCCACTCACGTCAGGGTCCTTCGATGCCGTGTTCGCCGCGGGTCTCATCGCGCACCTGCCTCACCCCGCGGAGAACCTGCGGGAGTTGCGGCGCGTCGTACGTCCGGGTGGGACCCTGGCGCTGTTCCATCCGATCGGCCGTGCGGCGCTCGCCGCACGCCAAGGTCGGCAGATCACGCCGGACGACCTGCGCGCGGAACCCAACCTCCGGCCTCTGCTCTCCCGTTCGGGATGGCACATGACGTCCTACATCGACGACGACGCCCGCTTCCTGGCGCTGGCCGTGCGCGAGGACTGA
- a CDS encoding PPOX class F420-dependent oxidoreductase has translation MADKMTDEEWREFVSYGTRTGKLSTVRADGSPHVAPIWFLLDGDDVVFNTGKETVKGRNLARDDRVALCVDDERPPFTFVVLQGRARLSEDLDEVRQWATRIGGRYMGEERGEEFGERNGVPGELLVRVGIDKVVAVKDLAD, from the coding sequence ATGGCAGACAAGATGACCGACGAGGAATGGCGGGAGTTCGTCTCGTACGGCACCCGCACCGGCAAGCTGTCGACCGTGAGGGCCGATGGAAGCCCTCATGTCGCGCCGATCTGGTTCCTGCTCGACGGCGACGACGTGGTGTTCAACACCGGGAAGGAAACCGTGAAGGGGCGCAATCTGGCCCGTGACGACCGGGTGGCCCTGTGCGTGGACGACGAACGGCCGCCGTTCACGTTCGTGGTGCTGCAGGGCCGCGCCCGGCTGTCGGAGGACCTCGACGAGGTCCGGCAGTGGGCCACCCGCATCGGCGGCCGTTACATGGGCGAGGAGCGCGGCGAGGAGTTCGGAGAACGCAACGGCGTACCGGGCGAACTCCTGGTCCGGGTCGGGATCGACAAGGTGGTGGCGGTGAAGGATCTCGCGGACTGA
- a CDS encoding roadblock/LC7 domain-containing protein, with protein sequence MAQNQTLSWLLDDLTQRVEHVRHALVLSTDGLVTGASTGLRREDAEHLAAVSSGLHSLAKGSGRHFGAGGVRQTMVEFDDAVLFVTAAGAGSCLCVLSGAEADIGQIAYEMTLLVNRVGEHLDVDARRPEGTSSADL encoded by the coding sequence ATGGCGCAGAACCAGACACTGAGCTGGCTGCTCGACGATCTGACCCAACGGGTGGAACACGTACGACACGCCTTAGTCCTGTCCACCGACGGGCTGGTGACGGGGGCGAGCACGGGACTGCGACGCGAGGACGCTGAACATCTCGCGGCCGTCTCGTCCGGTCTGCACAGCCTGGCCAAAGGCTCGGGACGCCACTTCGGCGCGGGCGGGGTGCGCCAGACGATGGTGGAGTTCGACGACGCGGTGCTGTTCGTCACGGCCGCCGGCGCGGGCAGCTGCCTGTGCGTCCTCAGCGGAGCGGAGGCCGACATCGGGCAGATCGCCTACGAGATGACCCTGCTCGTCAACCGGGTCGGCGAGCACCTCGACGTGGATGCCCGCCGGCCTGAAGGGACGTCGTCCGCAGACCTCTGA
- a CDS encoding DUF6397 family protein, protein MSGNTATHEVTPTARTAATRGRAPFSQSRAARELGLKRSEFDLAVHLGHIRTRPAEAGGGRHVDRAEVERLRGQEGFPEMLRQRVATVGTREGSAIMEVAAARFTRLARLGLLVPVTFHLNRYRAVVWRYLADELVEFAADAKNAPLLNRPLPETLRSQLDTGLDLRPRNWRGRHLGFLLRQAADPWEGAGVVASLLDPVQISEIVTDPYERSHLSRFRPPPPVHGAPGSPAAHLTERITTAQEPDEIDLLRRDLARAVREARAHRPAPRPASRHPDPHPGQDPHRQPGAHPHSVRHRRPPAPRHCDRPRPSENPRPSENPRRSHGLLSRLLRRAT, encoded by the coding sequence ATGTCCGGCAACACCGCCACACACGAGGTCACGCCCACCGCCCGGACGGCCGCCACCAGGGGCCGAGCGCCCTTCTCACAGAGCCGGGCGGCTCGCGAACTGGGGCTCAAACGCAGCGAGTTCGACCTGGCCGTGCACCTCGGTCACATCCGCACCCGTCCCGCTGAGGCGGGAGGCGGCCGGCATGTCGACCGCGCCGAGGTCGAGCGGCTGCGCGGGCAGGAGGGCTTCCCGGAGATGCTGCGGCAGCGGGTGGCGACCGTGGGCACGAGGGAGGGCTCGGCGATCATGGAGGTGGCCGCCGCCCGGTTCACCCGTCTGGCCAGACTGGGCCTCCTGGTTCCGGTCACATTCCACCTCAACCGCTACCGGGCCGTGGTCTGGCGGTATCTGGCCGATGAACTGGTGGAGTTCGCCGCCGACGCGAAGAACGCCCCGCTGCTGAACCGGCCCCTGCCGGAGACACTGCGGTCCCAACTGGACACCGGCCTGGACCTGCGCCCCCGCAACTGGCGCGGACGGCACCTCGGCTTCCTGCTGCGTCAGGCCGCGGACCCATGGGAGGGAGCGGGCGTCGTGGCCTCGCTGCTCGACCCGGTCCAGATCTCCGAGATCGTCACGGATCCTTACGAGCGCTCCCATCTGAGCCGCTTCCGGCCGCCGCCACCCGTTCATGGCGCACCCGGCTCGCCGGCCGCCCACCTCACCGAGCGGATCACGACGGCGCAGGAACCCGACGAGATCGACCTGCTCCGTAGGGACCTGGCACGGGCGGTGCGGGAGGCGCGAGCCCACCGGCCCGCGCCCCGCCCGGCCTCGCGGCACCCTGACCCGCACCCGGGCCAGGACCCACACCGGCAGCCGGGCGCACACCCGCACTCGGTACGGCACCGGCGTCCGCCCGCGCCCAGGCACTGCGACCGACCCCGGCCGTCCGAGAACCCCCGGCCGTCCGAGAACCCGCGGCGGTCACACGGTCTGCTGAGCAGGCTCTTGCGCAGAGCCACCTGA
- a CDS encoding acyl-CoA thioesterase II, which translates to MCAWRAEHASKHSLHQKHAGHQALAASISAHAMWFHRPFRADEWFLYDQESPIATGGRGLARGRIYDLQGRLLVSVVQEGLFRAV; encoded by the coding sequence TTGTGCGCATGGCGTGCCGAGCATGCGTCCAAGCACTCTCTACACCAGAAACATGCAGGTCACCAAGCACTCGCGGCTTCTATCTCCGCCCACGCCATGTGGTTCCACCGGCCCTTCCGTGCGGACGAGTGGTTCCTGTACGACCAGGAGTCGCCGATCGCGACGGGCGGCCGCGGCCTGGCCCGCGGGCGCATCTACGACCTTCAGGGGCGCCTGCTCGTGTCGGTCGTCCAGGAAGGACTGTTCCGCGCGGTGTAG
- a CDS encoding DUF5994 family protein, with amino-acid sequence MTVTIDRTTSSERAPSPPARLSLTPASRVPGQLDGAWWPRSRDLTRELPPLAAALDSLWGRITRIAVNPAHWPVIPRKVPVAGHTVRVGWFTDEQDPHKLILLSYTVGRWDLLVIPPETGAAFAARLLAAAATVGGLRTAGELMADEVATGDGIDARGREAADSVDARSREETWENDGGAAPPSPLARHVGRAGRPSSSGRER; translated from the coding sequence ATGACCGTGACCATCGACCGTACGACATCGAGTGAGCGCGCACCCTCGCCGCCGGCCCGCCTGTCCCTGACACCGGCAAGCCGGGTTCCGGGCCAGCTGGACGGCGCGTGGTGGCCCCGCTCCCGTGACCTCACCCGTGAGCTGCCGCCCCTGGCAGCCGCACTGGACAGCTTGTGGGGCCGGATCACGCGGATCGCGGTGAACCCGGCCCACTGGCCCGTCATCCCGCGCAAGGTGCCCGTCGCAGGGCACACCGTGCGCGTGGGATGGTTCACCGACGAGCAGGATCCGCACAAACTGATCCTCCTTTCCTACACCGTCGGCCGCTGGGACCTGTTGGTGATTCCGCCGGAAACCGGTGCGGCTTTCGCCGCCCGGCTGCTGGCTGCCGCGGCTACCGTGGGCGGCCTTCGTACCGCCGGCGAGCTGATGGCGGACGAGGTCGCGACTGGCGACGGTATCGACGCCCGAGGCCGGGAAGCAGCAGACAGTGTCGATGCCCGAAGCCGGGAAGAAACGTGGGAGAACGATGGCGGGGCAGCGCCACCGTCGCCCCTGGCCCGGCACGTGGGCCGGGCGGGGCGTCCGTCCTCCTCCGGCCGGGAGAGGTGA
- a CDS encoding DUF5994 family protein: MVTAIAGHRFRASLPSLITVLAEHLGFVTRFGLDAGVWEGLPTRLLVDDRVVHIDSLPVGDDTDLITRGDRDRFSLLVVSPDTPPDAARAGWPGPSGPTASPGPNRSSSTPAATRRIRRPGTSLPHTRTRASPTF, translated from the coding sequence ATGGTGACCGCGATCGCGGGACATCGGTTCCGAGCTTCCCTTCCTTCGCTGATCACCGTGTTGGCCGAGCATCTCGGATTTGTCACCCGTTTTGGTCTGGACGCCGGTGTCTGGGAGGGACTGCCGACCCGGCTGCTGGTCGACGACCGAGTCGTGCATATCGACTCCTTACCGGTCGGTGACGACACCGACCTCATCACCCGAGGCGATCGGGACCGTTTCTCCCTGCTGGTGGTCTCACCGGACACGCCGCCCGACGCGGCACGCGCCGGATGGCCAGGGCCCTCCGGGCCGACAGCGTCGCCGGGCCCGAACAGATCCTCATCGACACCGGCAGCGACACGCCGCATCCGCCGACCTGGCACCTCGTTGCCACATACACGCACGAGGGCGTCACCCACGTTCTGA
- a CDS encoding ATP-binding protein, translated as MTGWRVRDYSQDDLEAVVRVDAQSGTTEEPPLFPLSDAVTALQALHPAVVATADDVLIGAAVSRVEGDRAWILRICMAPGWRQRGLGSALITALEQRLFADGVRAVHAVLPEGETGAAALRNCDFAARSGLVFFEKRGPVTPRSAGTLSSLGAELPPGGLWQKVAGMQREKQLIERRLVLPLAHPGLAAQHGVEPPRAVMLFGPPGTGKSTFAHAIASRLAWPFLELFPARLAAEYGLATGLNRRFDEIARLEHVLVFIDEVEEVAGERGGADATAVGVVNELLKAIVRFRSQDGRLLVCATNNVTTLDSAFLRHGRFDYVLPIGPPDHTARTALWESYLARAGADADSAALASASEGFTPADIAHAARTVSQAQFERTFDTGTRTAPTTADYLDTIRDTKPTVSAAMAQEFAHQTERFARI; from the coding sequence ATGACGGGTTGGCGTGTCAGGGACTACTCCCAGGACGACCTCGAGGCGGTGGTCCGCGTCGATGCGCAGAGCGGCACGACCGAAGAGCCACCTCTCTTCCCGCTCTCGGACGCCGTGACGGCCCTCCAGGCCCTCCACCCGGCCGTGGTGGCCACGGCGGACGACGTGCTGATCGGCGCCGCGGTGAGCAGGGTGGAGGGCGACCGGGCTTGGATTCTGCGCATCTGCATGGCGCCCGGCTGGCGGCAGCGCGGGCTGGGCAGTGCCCTCATCACGGCCCTCGAGCAACGGCTCTTCGCCGACGGTGTCCGAGCGGTGCACGCCGTCCTGCCGGAGGGTGAGACGGGTGCCGCCGCTCTGCGCAACTGCGACTTCGCTGCCCGCTCCGGGCTGGTCTTCTTCGAAAAGCGCGGGCCGGTGACCCCGCGGTCGGCCGGCACGCTGTCCTCGCTCGGAGCGGAGCTGCCGCCCGGGGGACTTTGGCAGAAGGTCGCGGGCATGCAGCGGGAGAAACAGCTCATCGAGCGGCGCCTGGTCCTGCCACTGGCCCATCCCGGACTGGCCGCCCAGCACGGAGTGGAGCCGCCGCGAGCAGTGATGCTGTTCGGTCCGCCCGGGACCGGCAAAAGCACGTTCGCGCACGCGATCGCCAGCCGCCTGGCATGGCCCTTCCTCGAACTGTTCCCCGCACGTCTGGCCGCCGAGTACGGCCTGGCGACCGGGCTGAACCGGCGCTTCGACGAGATCGCCCGGCTTGAGCACGTCCTGGTCTTCATCGACGAGGTCGAGGAAGTCGCCGGCGAACGCGGCGGCGCGGACGCGACCGCGGTCGGCGTCGTGAACGAACTGCTCAAGGCGATCGTCCGGTTCCGAAGTCAGGACGGGCGGCTGCTCGTCTGCGCCACGAACAACGTGACCACGCTCGACTCCGCGTTCCTGCGGCACGGCCGCTTCGACTACGTGCTGCCGATCGGCCCTCCCGACCACACCGCCAGGACGGCCTTGTGGGAAAGCTACCTGGCCCGAGCGGGCGCGGACGCCGACAGCGCGGCACTAGCGTCCGCCAGCGAGGGATTCACCCCCGCCGACATCGCCCACGCGGCGCGCACCGTCTCCCAGGCCCAGTTCGAGCGCACCTTCGACACCGGAACCCGGACCGCTCCCACCACTGCCGACTACCTGGACACGATCCGCGACACCAAGCCCACGGTCAGCGCCGCCATGGCACAGGAGTTCGCCCACCAGACGGAGAGGTTCGCCCGCATCTAG